One Calditrichota bacterium genomic window, ATAGTTGGGAGGCTCCCTGCGCAAGGGTGTGACGAGGGAACAGGGAGAGGGCTGGCAGCGGTGGCCGTCCGCCGTTTGGTCTTTTCGGTCAAGCAATTGGTGCGTAAAGGGTCGACGACCCGCCCCGGCACCCCTGGCAGATTGAGATGTAGCTCTCGTGCTCCGCAAGCTCACTGCTTGGTCAACGCTTGGCCATGAGAATGCACGCGGCAGTGGCAGCGATTGCGCTTGCTATGCCTGTTCACTCCCGGATATGTCGCCCGCCGGGTGCGGAGCCGTTGGCGTGCGGAAGCGGATGCTGCCCTGGGGTGCATCCTTTCGGCAGGCTGCATCTTCGCTTTTGAGCGCAGGGAACAATTGGCCTTTGTTGGTCATTAACGTGTTTGACAGGATGCTTCCCCTGGCACGTGGGGCAATTTGTCCGCTGTGAGGCGGCTCTGCCAGTAATGTCGAACACGAAGCGCCGGGAGATATTTCGCGGTCGTGCCTGTCGGATCCCCCTCGTTCTGAGGGCAGATGCTGGCGGCAAAGGTGAGTGTGCGATGGGAGAGTCAGATGAACTCTGATGGACTATCAAGGAGGGAAGAAGAGTGGACTTGAAACTGCGACCAAGGGAGGAGTGCGAATTCGACTTGCTCTCTCTGGGGGAGGTAATGCTGCGCCTCGATCCTGGCGAAGGGCGCATTCACACAACCCGCTGGTTTCGCGTATGGGAAGGCGGCGGTGAGTACAACGTGGCGCGGGGGCTGCGCCGCTGCTTTGGCATGCGTACTGGGGTGGCTACGGCTTTTGCCGACAATGCGGTCGGGCGACTCATCGAGGACCTGATCCTGCAGGGCGGAGTGGATACTTCCCTCATTAGGTGGGTGCCCTACGATGGCGTCGGGCGCACGGTGCGCAACGGGTTGAATTTCACCGAAAGGGGTTTCGGCGTGCGAGGAGCGGTTGGCGTTTCTGACCGCGGCAATACCGCAGCTTCCCAGCTCGAGAAGGGCGATTTTGACTGGGAGGAGATCTTTGGTAAGAGGGGGGTGCGCTGGTTTCACACAGGGGGCATTTTCGCCGCACTCTCTGAGACCACGCCCGAGGTGATCCAGGAAGCGATGGCTGCGGCGCGCCGGCACGGCACCGTCATCTCTTACGACCTGAACTACCGTCCTTCGCTCTGGAAGGCTGTTGGCGGCAAGGAGAGGGCGCAGCAGGTGAACAGGAGCCTTGCCCCTTACGTCGACGTGATGATCGGCAATGAAGAAGACTTTACCGCCGCTTTGGGCTTCGAAGTGGAGGGGGTGGACAAAGAGTACTCCACCCTGGATGTGAGCAGCTTCAAGCGCATGATTCAGCGCGTGGTCAAGGAGTACCCCAACTTCAAGGTGGTGGCGACCACGCTGCGGGCGGTGAAGACGGCCACTATCAACGACTGGGGTGCCATCTGCTGGGCTGACGGAAATTTCTACGAGGCCACACCCCGCCCAAACCTGGAGATATTGGACCGCGTGGGTGGCGGGGATAGCTTCGCCTCAGGCCTGATCTATGGACTCATGACCACCGGGGACCCCCAGAAGGCGGTGGAGTACGGCGCAGCCC contains:
- a CDS encoding sugar kinase; the encoded protein is MDLKLRPREECEFDLLSLGEVMLRLDPGEGRIHTTRWFRVWEGGGEYNVARGLRRCFGMRTGVATAFADNAVGRLIEDLILQGGVDTSLIRWVPYDGVGRTVRNGLNFTERGFGVRGAVGVSDRGNTAASQLEKGDFDWEEIFGKRGVRWFHTGGIFAALSETTPEVIQEAMAAARRHGTVISYDLNYRPSLWKAVGGKERAQQVNRSLAPYVDVMIGNEEDFTAALGFEVEGVDKEYSTLDVSSFKRMIQRVVKEYPNFKVVATTLRAVKTATINDWGAICWADGNFYEATPRPNLEILDRVGGGDSFASGLIYGLMTTGDPQKAVEYGAAHGALAMTTPGDTSMATLKEVEKLMAGGSARVDR